CCAGGTCTAGGTCCTCCTGTAACCTCCGATGGCAAATCTAATTGTGAAACTGGTGTCAACCTTTAACGGAGTCTGCAAAGGTTCAAATTTATAGAATAAGCAATCTGGTAAAAGAAAACCCCTTATGGATTCCTATGGACaagggatttatttttttatttttaggtagaAATTAGTTTGAAGTGTAGCTGTAAAAATATATTGCAAAGGTACTGTTAAATTTTATGTTATATTACAGAACTAGTGCATCATAAAACTGAAAGATGAAGGGCTCCTGGAAAATTGGAAGAGCGCACCTCTGAAAGatggatataaaataaaatgcattACATCCACGTTGGGTTTCCCCATTCGCTCAGCATATAAATACTGGTTAAAGGCCATGTGTGCAGGGTTAGTCTAACCCAGAAGAACCGTAGGTCACGAGCTTCTAAAAGGTTCTACATCTACAGCAGATTTACTTGTTTTACAAAAATCTGATTAGTATGGCTGAAAGATTCTTGAAGTCAGTTGCCTCTTCTGTACAATTGGAGACAGGCAGCTCCCTATAAAAGGTGGCACTATATCCCTCTCAAACACAGACTGCGGCGAAGGAGAAAAGAGGCTGTGAAATTTACTTTGCCTCAACCAGTTTTATGAATcagattattttatttatttttttaaagtaaacgATGGTGGAAATCCTCTGTAAATTACCATTACAGAATGAGTTTCACAAAGAGAATGTCAAAATGTATGGGAGCCGCTCTAAAAGAAAATCtggattaaaaaacaaaaaaaacaaacccaaaaAAGGTAACAAGCTGCGCAAATTTAAACTTGAAAGGTTCCTAGAAAAAGGTGAACTATCACAATGAGCAGACAAAttttccttaaagaggttgtcccaagaTCTACGCTCATCACCTACCCACAGCATAGGTCATAACTATCCGATTGGTGTAGGACCAAGGCCGAGGACCCCCCTTCCCCATCACAATAACTGGGTCTCGTGTCCTTCGTACGACTGGAGTGGCAGTCGAGCAGGCACGCTTCCGGTACATTCACCTCTACGGAATGAAAATGGATGAGCACTGTACTCTGCTCCTCTTTGGCAGTCTCATAGGGATGAATGGAGCGCCAGCATGAGCGCTGCTTTTGCTCATACAGAGGAGACGCAGAACCCCAATTTTTGGGTTCATGAGGTGGCCCCACTGACCAGAAACGTATCACCTAACCTAGGTTAGGCTATAAGCCCAAGTCTTGGGACACCCCTCTTTAAAGCAGCATTACATCAATCTTGTCACAGGGTCCTATCCCCTTCACTGTTCCTGTGGTTGAAAGGGAAcattccttcccccctccccacagactaaaaaagtaaaaaaaaaaaatctcaaactcTAAAACGTTCCAGATGTTCAGAACCATATGGGCAGACCTGTCACTAAACAACTAACCCTCGTCTCTCTCCAACTTACTTTTGGGTCCATTTTCAGGAGCCACTTTTAAAAGAAGTTTGTTGAAAGAAAAATCTTTGGAATTACACCATTTATTTGACGCTTTTCAGACACCCGACAACCGTTGCACTTGCTACTCGCAACTTTCATATTTTAACCACTAGTGCCTCTAAACACTTAAATCTCCAAACCTGCTCAAACATTTACAGCAAAAATATAcagatgtataaaaaaaaaaaaaaaaaaaaaaaccctaaaaTCATATACATTAAGGTTGGCACTGCATACTCTTCAGGAAATCCTAAAAATAACGAACATTTTGTTGGAAACATTGAATTTAACAAAAACACAACAGCAAACAGATCAAAAATggttaaaaaggaaaaattaaCAGGCTAGTGCAAGAAGATATAAACTATGAATTGAAAAAGGTGCACATTTTAAATCATTGCCGTTTCTTGGATCATTGACAAAAACAGGTGAATAAATAGATGTGGCAGTTTAAAGCATCAAAAAGTAAAAGAATAAAACAAAatactaaaaaaattaaataaagggAATCAAAACCGAGCACATCTGAAACTACAGGCTTGCTTTAGATGTGCGGAACCAAGAGAACCAACCTGGACATATGGTAGGGTTTTGTGTTAAGAATGTAAGGTTTTGCTCAGCATTTGAACGTAACACCTTAAGTGCTGTTGTGGAGTTAAAaataaactagatttttgtaccgtTTTATAGATTTggggacaagggggggggggggggggggaatttttttttttataaaaagtccaTTAATATCTACATACAATCCAAGCAAAGGCATTTGAGAAGTCATGGTTTTTCGGCAGAGGAAGGTGGGGAACAGGTTTGCACTGAAGGAACTTTCCTCCTGAAGAGGGTCAGAGTCAGATATGCTCTGTGACAATGTACTGAAAGGAGTCTGTAACTTGTGGCCTTCTTTATAGAGGCACTGTGCTGCGGAAAGGCACGGTGAATACTTTCTCCATAAATAATGTCCAGTAGTAGtcctttgaaacaaaaaaaaaaaaaaaaaaagccacagagCAAAAGCTGTGGGTTGAGAACGAAGAAGTAGAGGCAGATATCTCAACTGGAATGTGAAGACTTTTGCTGGACTATGCGTAGAATTCCCTCTGTTCCCTTGGTTTCTGATATCCACCGTTGGACTGCTTTGGTTCCTCCAGAGAGTAGCTTCCTTCATCCTTCTTTTTCATCCTGTACAGTACAAACGCAACCAGGAATGCAGCAAACACCAAACCAGCCACTCCACCTGCGATGATTCCTGAAAGACAAGAGGTGGTAGACCATCAGGCACAAGGCCACGCAAAACAGTCGTAATGCAAAGAAGCCTGGAAAGCCTAAACAAATATCGGACCCAACGAAGACGTGCGGCCAAGTCTTATGACAACACTTCCAAGAACTCAAATATTTGACTTGGAAGCTAATTGACTACAAATGTAGGTAATGTCAATAGACTTTTACAGCCAGCGGCTGGAAGCAGATGCGGCCCTAGTAATGTGCTTAGGCCTTTTAGATGGGTATTGTCACTGATACTTTAGCGGTCAAGAAATGGGCAGTCCATAGAAAAAGACTAGAACTGGAATTTTTACCTGCAAGAAGTTCTTTCCTTTCCATGATCCCTTGTGAGGCGCCAGGGGTACCTTCATCAGAAACTGGAGCGTTAGATATACCCCTATTTAAGGCTGGAATAGTTACTTCAAAAAACATatcctaaaaaagaaaaaatgaaaccattataaatatataaatttatgtCAAGTCCAGAGGACTTTTACTTAAGAGTCACGAGAAAAATTGTCCTGCACAAAGCCCTATTTTTTCTCTTTGAAGCATTGCACATCTCAGTTGAACCCCAAGAATTTATTCTAAGTTGCTGGAATCTGTTGGGGTTATTAGTACACCGGATTCAGCACTATAATGAgagaatatgaatatatatatatatatatatatatatatatatatatatataaaattatgtaGAAGACAATATTTGTGACTCGCAATAAACATAACTGAAGCCCAAATTCTCACTTCATTTTGCAACTGCAGCGTCTATGTTTCACAATACATAGCAGCTGCAGGAGGCAGTCCTGTGACAAATGCAGAGTTTCTGGCCTTTGTTTTCCAGACTGTCACTCTCCTCTCCTGAACGATTTTCTAAGCCAACTTGTAACCAAATCAAAGTTCTACTAGAGATAAATCAGCTCAGAAGTCCATCGACGTACCATAAAACAGAAGTTGCTAAAGGCAAATCAAGCCAAGTTTTTTTTCATACAAGcctattttagcccaaaatacattaaaatataaaacaaaatgaCGCCAGACTTTAAAGTAGAACTACATCTAATAGAGGACAACTTCCGATACCGTAGCAAGGTGTCTCCTGCCCAGAAACCCACCCTGACCCAGAAGAGTTGCTTTAGTGCAGGCAGTAGGAAACCTCCGGCactctagctgttgtgaaactacaactcccagcatgcataccctCTCTGTTCAgagctctcatagaaatgaatggagcatgctgggaatggtagtttcacaacagctggagtgcagaaggTTTCTGACGTCTGCTTTCGTGTATGACCCACCCATGCACGACATGAACGGCCATTCATTACACTGGCTGTAATTCTACACTAACCCTGAAAGACATCGCTTTAACCACGCTGCTCtctacaaaaattttttttttataaaaaaaaaaaaagttattaaaaagGGGCTGtacgaaataagaaaaaaaaagtaaaatagcaTAATCGAAGCAATTAGAAAAACAAACAGCTGCACACATCTAATAGGACAGAAAGGTACAGAAAATAGACAAGACTTGCCTGATCTGCTACCCCTGATGGTCCTTCCTCCTTCGAGTCTAAAGTGTCATCAATTTCATCAAAGGGATTCCCAGAGACATTACAGTGAACTGTAGAGCTGGGGAAGTCATCTTTTTCTGCATCGTCGGTAACATGTTCTTCATTTCGTACTGGAACAGCAGTGGTGCTTCTAACATCTGGAACATTGACTCTTCTGCCCTTTGGTTCATGTGTGTGGACCTCATGGGGCTGTTCAGGTTCTGTAGACTCCGTAGTACTGGGTGTAGTTTTATGGTGACTAGTATGGTGGTGGTGAGGATGATGATTAGGATGTTCATCCTCTGCAACAGTAGTTGCACGTTCTTCTTTTACATCACCTTCACCCAGTTTAATCGTATCAGAGGGCCTTGTGGTCATTTCTTCCTGAAATTCCGATTCATCAAATGAACTTGTAGTTTttggatgatgaggatgatggtggtggtggcggtgATGAGGATGTTCATCCTCTGCAACAGTAGTTGTACGTTCTTCTTTTACATCACCTTCACCCAGTTTAATCGTATCAGAGGGCATTGTGGTCACttcttcctgaaattcagattcaaATGAACTTGTAGTTGTTGGAGgatgatgatggtggtggtggtggtgatgatgatgaggatgatctTTGTGCGTATGTTCAGCCACAGTTGTAGTTACAAAGCTATCCAAAGCTGGTAGTTTATCAGCATCTAGTGGATCTACATTAGCTTCTTCAGTAGCTGCATAAGTACTGGTAGAGCCGGAAGTGGTGTCTTCATGCAGAACACCATGCTTGGCCAAATCCTCAACAGGAGTGGTCAGCTCCTGGGGAACATGTAGTGATTCAGACTCTTCATCTGGTGTACCAGCGGTTGTGTTTACAGGCAAATCATGTGGCTTATCAACTTCATGAGGAATATCTATTGTATCATCATCAGGTCTATCTGAAGCGGAGGGAAGAGTTGTACTAGATGTGGTAGTATGAtggtgaggatgatgatgatgatggtggtggtggtgtttccTTGTGTCAATTTCTCCCAGTATTTCAGCTGTAGAGGTCTGctggaatggagaggtggttGCTTCTTGTGTAATTGCTTTGTCACCTGCATCAACTTCAACCTGATCTTCAATGAGGGGATTATGTGTTTTAGTGGTTTCAGTTGACACTGTGGCATCTTCCAGTTTAGTTTCTTCCTTATCAACGATCTCTGGCTCCTGAGCCTTTGTAGAGCCTTCCATGGTGGGTACCAGAGTGAAGACGGGCGTagagaacacagctacatccttaGAATCCACATCAACAAATAAACCTTTAAAAACAGAAATTTAACATATTACATGGATGAACTTTAATTCTGATCTCATCATTTAAAGAAGAATGGCTTCGGGTCCGGCAGTGTTTAACACCAACATGTAATCTGCTCCCCCACCCATGTCATAAGACTATGTTCACACTGTGATATTCTACCTGCAGGTGACTTCAGAGAGATAATTTTCTTCCTTCTGAAGGAGAGGTAATCTGCACACTGTGCCCCTGGAGGCACCACCTGGAAGACCCCTTAGATGGGCTGGCAGTATATATCCCTCCCACCAAGGGCTGACTAAAATAAagtctaatgctggccatacacattaggcaccaacatgcacacggccggatcagttttgtggtccgcaaaacacagatgcagcTCGTGTCCTGGACTCATtttatttgtggacccattgttttcaatgggtctgtggtcgacattttgcaaaacggacatacggatgcggaaagcacatggatgacctgtgtgctttccgcatccgtatgtccgttctgaaaacatgtcctatactgtaAAATGcagaccacacacacacacacacacaccagttagtcattgggtccgcaaaaaattgaGATGTaacactgactgactgactgactgactgactactTATCAGATCCATTATTTTTAGGCCAGCAAAacgaatacggtcgtgtgcatggggtctGCGATAGCCATTTCCCCTCATTCCTCTGTCCACAGGCAGACTCAGTCAGTCTGCATCTATCCTAAACAGGAAGAGGAGATGAAGCAGCTGCTAAAAActctggcagctaaaatccaacaTGCCCGAGAGTCATgacgcccccatacacattagatggccgGCCTGTATCTCACGTGTATGGTCAGCTCAACTAAACATTGGCCGATCCTGTACATGACACAAGTACTCACCATCATCTCCTGAGCCTGAGAGATCCTCATCATCTCCAGAAGCGTCGAGGTCTTCAGGAGGAACAGCTTTATCAATCTGAAAAACAGGGCAAAGAATGGAAATTACAGGAGACCAATTTAAAAGGAAGAGTCATCagaaaaatcacatttttatgtttgacatttttaaagaatttttggcggTTATGTGATTTTCCATGGGCTGGGCTGGCCAACctaaggctctccagctgttgcaaaactacaactcccagcattcccaggcTGCCTATagccatcagcctacagcagggcatggtgggagttgtagttttacaacagctggagggccatccCCGATATATAGTAATACTAGGGTAAAGAATCTGAACTACAGAATGGTCTTGAAGACCCGAGCAGTGTCTGACTTCTATAACAAAAAGTAACCATCACCCTCCTTTGGAAGTTGAACCCAAAAGATTTTTGCCAATTTGGGGACCTGAAAAGGTAAAATagacagcaaaaccacaaaccatCCAACAGCCAGATTTTAATATCTATTTAAGACATTATAACTTTCATGATGTTCATTATGTGACCCTAGGACATCATCCCTGACCTGTAATAGTCTTCTTTAGGTGATGGACCTCCCAGGTAGGTATTACCCTTCGATGCCTGACAGATCAGCTCTATACATAGCTCTTGCCTTAGGAGTCTCAAATGCAAGCAAGCGCCACTCCAGGCAACTCTAAAGGTCATAGCGGACAACGTGTAACAGAGCCCCCGCCCTGCAGGACCCCAACCCGTACTCTCCTGCCCAGAGGCCACTGGTCTCATCACATGGAGAGAAGTGTTGTACCTGACCTCAGAAATAACATGTACTAACTCTGCTATATGTCTTCCTGCCCATACACAGCCCCTCACCCTAGAAAGGCAAGTGAATGAACATTCAGAAGAAAGCTGCAGTTATAAGATGAGGGTTTCTGCACAGGAAATTACCATATAAAAGGATATAGGTCCAGCAGAAAAATGAAAGGGAAGGAGTCACCTATATTCATTAGAGagggtttgtcccacaaaaaaataaaattaaaaatattctacatttttcaaactggcACCTGGATCGGAATACTTTAGTAACTGCATGAAGTTAAAACATTTAGCATAGCcaataagttattcaataaaatgcatctgtatagcgccacctgctgtttgtgctCTTCCTCATTCCTCTGTCCTTCTCAAGAACAATGCTgaaatggtcgcacatgctcagttccatccttcaactgccaccagccatatcaactgacagttacaaggagagagctgcagcataaaggacacaatccctgagctgtgataggaagagacttGCGGTAGACAGGACATGCACCTGTGCCGCAATAGGcagggagctgcagcagaaggagcACACCCCCGGACCTGCCAACTTCAAATCAGTCTAGCAGAACaactggagatctctggatccatgtgaggtacggggctggttctagcttggtTAGAAATAGAAAGTCATGGCCTGTATGATGtcagattttcatttttcatattaatcattggaccacccctttaaaataaGTCACATTCTATTCTGTTGTATGAAGAGATAGCAGCGCATCAGTCAACTGCATGACATGGCAAACCGCTTTAAATACATGTATCTGGTGATCTAACAAGTCTAGTAACACTAAGACCTCGTGCGCACAAGAGCTGAGATTAGGACAGAATTTCACTGTTTAGGGAATTGCAGTCGAAGCAATTGCCTAATATTCCGAAATTTTCTCAAAATAAATTTAAAGATGAAGCCTATACTTCACCCTGCGCGCATTTCTAAACTCATTACTACTGCATAGTTTTTGTTTGTAACTTCTTCGTGCTTTTGTAGCAATGGCGGACAGCGCAGTAGGGTACCTTCCCGTAATCAAAGGGAAACTATACAGCGCCATTCTGGACCATGTCTCGTATCCAAGACAATGGGAATAAAAACACAGAAAGGGgccaagaagagaaaaaaaaacttgccGAGCAGCGAACAATGGATTCACATTGTCAGAAgccgggaaaacccctttaagtaaagctAAAATTACAGGAGGATCTGATTAAGTGAAAGGAAGAGACAAGAAATGGGCAACGTTGCAAGTGAAGATGGAAAATTGCTCAGAGGCTTAATCCAAGGTTCATAAGTGGCCTTTTAAGAGATTACTGAATTAGGATAATATCTGTCCTCTGTATGTGCAGGGATAGGATTACGCCGACGCTCGGTGCGAATATAATCAGAGCGATGAGGTGACGTGGAAATGAGGagaggggaagaaaaaaaaaagtcctgaggTTCATACACAGCCATAGGGCCCAGTACACACTGAGAAGTTCTTCTGGGTTCATAAGATCCAGCTTTGTGCATCTCTTTGGCTTTaatatagattttatttttgggcagACATGCTGTTAAAGCGACccttcaagaaaaataaaaaatacttacctgatgCCCTTCCAGAGGCTTCTCTTCTGCCATCAAACATGGTTGCACCGCTTCTCGGACTACCTAGTGGatttggtagtccaagacacttcctgctgtcCTCGAAGTGTCCTGGGCTACCCAAGAGCAGCGCTAGACAAGCAGGGGGTGTCCTGGGCTACCCAAGAGCAGCGCTAGACAAGCAGGGGGTGTCCTGGGCTACCCAAGAGCCCCATCTTGGATGGCAAATGAGACATCCAGGTATCGGTGGATCTGCATCTGAGGGAGGGCGGTCACCAGGTAAGAGTTCTGTTTCGTTCTACGGTTGAAGCAGATTTTCTGGGATTTATGAATTTATTACCCATCGTCAGGTCCTAATttatgggggtccgacacccaggacctcccCCGATCAGCTGCTTGGAAAGTCACCGGTGCTCCTGCGAGTGCCGCGgttttctctcagctcaccaagcacagcgctgtacatagtatagtggctgtacttggtattgcattcagccccattcacttcaatggagcagaGCGGTGTCTCAGCCATGTGAGTGGTGAacgtgatgtcatatggcctaggcaaGGCTGGAGGTGGCCATGGCGCTACTacagccttctcaaaacagcagattggtgggggtcccgggggtcagaccctcaccgatcatatactgatgacctatccaagagGATAGATCATCCATTCAAAACTCAGAAATCCCTTTTAAATGTGAATTTTTACTTTACTGGGGCTGTATTGGGGCAGTATGAAttaattagaaggggtgcacatgTGGCGGTCATGTTGTCAGTAAGCGACTATACACCTAGACACACAGGCAATCATGGAGGCAGGGGAGGAGTGACAACCAAGTCTTATGACCCTGTTTGGTCAACAAGATCGTGCCAAGGACGGCTATAAAGCCTGCAACGTGAGCTCCTCGCACAGGGAACAATAAGGGCTTTTCAAACAAAACAGGAACCTGGTTTTCCCAAAATTACACTCCTCAGAGGACAAGTGTCTGCTTGCGGTGCTGATCACTTGCCAGGTACAATTCAGTGTGCCCGTGCCGCCTGCCAAAAATTGTGACACCCCTCGATGGTCTAGAAAATGGACTAAGTAGTCCTCCTAGTAACAGAAGGGTCGTGGGGCCTGAGACACGTACTGCACGGCGGGAAACGTGGAAAGGGGCGCTCAGAGGTGCCGAAAGTAATATAAAAGACGTATAGTTACCTCTCCTGGCATGCCCGTTAGTTATAACAATTCTAAAGCatctttgtcaaactctgcattgtgccattcctctgttcctCCTGGCAATATATTAATAAATTGGCAACTAGGTGTTACCACTTCCCCTTGTCAAACGAGCGCGCCCCTGTACAGTCTGGTCAACATGAGGGTATAGGGATACACCCATTTGACAAGCGGAATTGGTAATTTATTCAgacatttataggaggaataacagaggaaaggcACAaagcagagttctaagaaaaaaaACGCACCAGAATGGTCATATGACGAGGAATTTACTGAAGTAGAagtgtcaggagaggcgacagatCCTCCCGGTGAAGGTCGCCGCAGTCAGAGAACCGCAGCCTGCATTAATCCGCGCAGTAAATGTATAACCTGTAGGTTTAGCGTCTGTGTAACAGGCTTATACGCAGAACGTGAAGATGGGAGGGCAGGGGTCCTTGTACTATTCCATGCAGAGTGTCACCAAGGACGGGTGAGGGGTGGCGGGGGCCATCAATAAAGCGCATTAATCACCCCAGTCATAACAATAAGCCACTGGTAAGTCAAGGTTAACACAACCTCTCAATGATCTCCGCCAGGCTGGAGGGATCGGCTGCAGCGCCGTTAACAATTTCCAGGTCCTCCCTGCAGAAATGCAGCCGTGTGGAAAAATCTACAGGTTTAACCCTTCATGGTGGAGGACAAAAGTGAAGACGCAAGATGCAAGCAACTTTCGGTCACAACATATCACTTGTCCCATGGAGATCCATAGTGATCAAGGGTGCAAATAAAAATGCACTGGAGAAATGCAGTCTGTTTCAGCAGTGTGAGGACATGACAGgttctacttaaaggggtattccaggattgcCTTCCATTTCAAATCTCCCTCCCACCGCACCCCTGAAGGGAAGCGCACTTCCCTGCTCCCCACCGCTTGGTTCCAGCGCTAGTCCGCACATTTAAACTTACAGCATGGACAAGGTCACGTGCCCTgctgcagcggtgacatgtccccaagcggCACGTGATGTGCCACATGCCATTTTGGGGACATCAGCTGCAGTGGCCAGTCATCAGCTGCAGTGGCACACGGGATCCAGTCCATGCTGGAAGATTACATTCTGGGATCAAACAGCGGTAAGAAGGTAATCCTGGAATATccggtgaagaaaaaaaaataatccaagctACCAACCACTAGGGGgcgcaatatcagatcggcggggttccgacacccagcacccatcagctgtatgaagagaaggcacgtGCCATGAGCGCCTGTCGTCTCCGCCTCTCTTCCTGCTAGCTGTAGACATAGCAGCAGTGCCttatcatacagctgatcggcaggggagcCTGGTGTCTGACGCCCTACGatctattaatgacctatcccgaggataggtcatcaatattaaaagcctggaaaacccctttaaagaagcgaCAATGTGCGCCAAAATTTTGCTGCAAAGGAAGCCAACAATCTTAGACCAGACAATCTAAAGGAGAATCCGATTTATCATCCGGCATCACCTACCGAGGAAGGTCtggcacctcttttagactgtcTAGTGTATGTAGGCACACTAAGGATTACacagtaaatctgccccactgttATACACAGCATACGGCAAGCTCCTAAgcgccccctagtggtgtctaGTAATGATAATAAACTAAACTATTTTTATAGCCAGCATATTCCGCAGAGCTTTACAACTCGTTGCAGTTCGAACAAATGATCTATCCAGCAGATAGGGGTTAACTTAAGAAATTCATTAGGGTGCACCTTGTTAAGgagttttttcaaaccacaagctATTTAGAAGAGGGAAAGGTCATGTTTAGATGCCCCGCCGAGGTCCAATATTAAGAAGTCCTGTGACCCGGCTTACAATTCACCTTTCCAATCCATTACCACGACTTGGGGGCGGCCTGGGTGTGGGGCTGATAAGCAGAGACTCGTACCGAGCTGCAGCCTCCGCTTTCCCATAAGTGGGAGGAGACCATAAAATTCCCTAACGAGAATCTAAATACATAGACTCGTCCATCATGGTGGTTAATGAGCTTTTAAGGTTTTGGCTGCAGGGTAGAATGTCATGAGCAGATCTTAAATCGTGAAACATTTACTAGATTTTCAGGCATGTGGTTACACAGATGAACGCTCTACTCCACGTTTAGTAGTCACAGCGTGGGGAAAGCCAGATGACTGCGCCGCCAGCAGTGTGCTGCTGTACAGTCATCGGCTGAAACCTTGGGACTACAGTCTGGGTTTTTCGGTATCCAATTGGAGACTGTGCCCTAAACAAGTGCAGAAAGTTACAAAGGTTTCCTTAAATAGAATGCATCTCTATCTTGTATGGAAGGGTGCTGTGGTCATGCtcggtgacctgtgcagaggtcattgtgcagggaggtggGGTAGATGTCAACAGTATAAATAAGGTTTCAGGATCAGAACTATTTTGTCAGAAAATATTTCTATACTGAAAAAGTTGTGGTTAGGAAATAGACCATAAGTGAATTTAAACCTACctcaaaacaggtatatcctgatTCCTAAGTAATAAAGGGCAGACTGGATGGACCATGTGGTCTTCTGCTGTCAATCTACTATGCTTTTATGAGACCACCAgtcctggaattactggcacttaAAATTTATATCTTTGAGTGGTGGATCCTgcgttatctatacagaggtgttattTGTCACAATAATCCGGCCGTGatcataatgagatgactgctatgTGTGAAAGCGGCAAGATTTTGGATTGTTCATGTAGGGTAAACATTGACtttgaaaacttaaaaaaaaaaaatgcattaaaactttAAATGGGTCATTTTCTGGTGACAACTTCCCATTAATAGCCGACGAGGCATCTTTGGCCAAAGCCTAATAACGGCTGCTCTCATGAATCAGTTCATGGGCCAGGTAGAAAATTACAGCCACCTTTAGGGTAGGTCTACATGacaacatgtgtcacgcgacacagggcacaactacactgcaacatgtgtcacgcgacattttttataatgatagtctatggtgtcgcactgcgacagtcgcagaaaaaa
The sequence above is a segment of the Bufo bufo chromosome 4, aBufBuf1.1, whole genome shotgun sequence genome. Coding sequences within it:
- the SDC1 gene encoding syndecan-1 isoform X2, whose product is MDALPLLCLLGVFCSLALAIDKAVPPEDLDASGDDEDLSGSGDDGLFVDVDSKDVAVFSTPVFTLVPTMEGSTKAQEPEIVDKEETKLEDATVSTETTKTHNPLIEDQVEVDAGDKAITQEATTSPFQQTSTAEILGEIDTRKHHHHHHHHHPHHHTTTSSTTLPSASDRPDDDTIDIPHEVDKPHDLPVNTTAGTPDEESESLHVPQELTTPVEDLAKHGVLHEDTTSGSTSTYAATEEANVDPLDADKLPALDSFVTTTVAEHTHKDHPHHHHHHHHHHHPPTTTSSFESEFQEEVTTMPSDTIKLGEGDVKEERTTTVAEDEHPHHRHHHHHPHHPKTTSSFDESEFQEEMTTRPSDTIKLGEGDVKEERATTVAEDEHPNHHPHHHHTSHHKTTPSTTESTEPEQPHEVHTHEPKGRRVNVPDVRSTTAVPEKDDFPSSTVHCNVSGNPFDEIDDTLDSKEEGPSGVADQDMFFEVTIPALNRGISNAPVSDEGTPGASQGIMERKELLAGIIAGGVAGLVFAAFLVAFVLYRMKKKDEGSYSLEEPKQSNGGYQKPREQREFYA
- the SDC1 gene encoding syndecan-1 isoform X1, with amino-acid sequence MDALPLLCLLGVFCSLALAIDKAVPPEDLDASGDDEDLSGSGDDGLFVDVDSKDVAVFSTPVFTLVPTMEGSTKAQEPEIVDKEETKLEDATVSTETTKTHNPLIEDQVEVDAGDKAITQEATTSPFQQTSTAEILGEIDTRKHHHHHHHHHPHHHTTTSSTTLPSASDRPDDDTIDIPHEVDKPHDLPVNTTAGTPDEESESLHVPQELTTPVEDLAKHGVLHEDTTSGSTSTYAATEEANVDPLDADKLPALDSFVTTTVAEHTHKDHPHHHHHHHHHHHPPTTTSSFESEFQEEVTTMPSDTIKLGEGDVKEERTTTVAEDEHPHHRHHHHHPHHPKTTSSFDESEFQEEMTTRPSDTIKLGEGDVKEERATTVAEDEHPNHHPHHHHTSHHKTTPSTTESTEPEQPHEVHTHEPKGRRVNVPDVRSTTAVPVRNEEHVTDDAEKDDFPSSTVHCNVSGNPFDEIDDTLDSKEEGPSGVADQDMFFEVTIPALNRGISNAPVSDEGTPGASQGIMERKELLAGIIAGGVAGLVFAAFLVAFVLYRMKKKDEGSYSLEEPKQSNGGYQKPREQREFYA